From the genome of Apodemus sylvaticus chromosome 3, mApoSyl1.1, whole genome shotgun sequence, one region includes:
- the LOC127680287 gene encoding interferon alpha-12-like: MARFCPFLMILIVMTYWSTCSLGCDLSQIFNLQNLTLLEQKRTPSPVSCLKDRKDFGFSLEKLDAQQIQKAQVIPVLRDLAQKILNLFRSKESSAVWKAILLDAFCNDLYRQLNVFKDCVQQLGMQEPPLTQENPRMIMKKYFERITVYLRKKKHSPCAWEVVRADVWLASSKLQARLSEEQE, from the coding sequence ATGGCCAGGTTCTGTCCTTTCCTCATGATCCTGATAGTGATGACCTACTGGTCAACCTGCTCTCTAGGATGTGACCTGTCCCAGATTTTTAACCTCCAGAACTTGACTCTTCTGGAACAAAAGAGAACACCCTCCCCTGTCTCCTGCCTGAAGGACAGGAAGGACTTTGGATTCTCCTTGGAGAAGTTGGATGCCCAGCAGATCCAGAAGGCTCAAGTCATCCCTGTCCTGCGAGATCTTGCCCAGAAGATCTTGAACCTCTTCAGATCAAAGGAGTCATCTGCTGTTTGGAAAGCAATCCTCCTAGATGCATTCTGCAATGACCTCTACCGGCAGCTCAATGTCTTCAAAGACTGTGTGCAGCAGTTGGGGATGCAGGAACCTCCCCTGACCCAGGAAAACCCCAGGATGATTATGAAGAAATACTTTGAAAGGATCACTGTGTAcctgagaaagaagaaacacagcccCTGTGCCTGGGAGGTAGTCAGAGCAGATGTCTGGTTAGCCTCATCCAAGTTGCAGGCAAGACTGAGTGAGGAGCAGGAGTGA